Below is a genomic region from Mustela lutreola isolate mMusLut2 chromosome 1, mMusLut2.pri, whole genome shotgun sequence.
GGGAAATAAAGGCAGCTACCCTTTATCTCAGAGCTTGCCATCCACCATAGGTTCTTTCCCTGCCTGTGCTAGTATTTACTGAGGGCTGGAGGCCAAGCTGTCTCAGTTCATCCTCTCAATAACCCTGCAAGAGAGGCCCTGTTCCCCACTGTCAGGGATGAGGAAATAGAAGTCCAGAGAAGTTAATTCATTCAGTAGGTCTTTATTAGGCACCTGCTGTAAGCCAGGCAGTTTAAGACTGGGCACGCTAATGACTAGGAGCAAAGATGACAGAAAGAAACACCCCTTCTGGAATATATAAATCAATGACCCAAGACCAACATAATTAAATGCATAGGGTGTCAGGGACTCATAAGTGGTTCAGAGAACACCAGAacaaagggaggagaaaagagaatgggGGTGTTTTATTTGGAATATCACGCAGTCGGGAAAGGCTTCTCTAATGTGAATCTTGAGCGCAGTCCCAAAGGACATGAGGGAATGAACCTTGTGGAcagtgggagggaggaaaaagcaCTTTAGGCAGAGAGGATAGCCAGTGCACATGTCTTAAAGCAGAAGCTTTTTGAAAGATTTGGGTTAGGAGGAGAAAGGACGAATTCAAAGTCTTTGGCCTGAGCACCGAGAAGGACGGGCCTCCCATGTGCAAAGACAGGAAGGCTAAGATGTAGGCCTGGGACACATTCAAGTGGTATGGCCAGACCGGCATCAGACACGTGCATTTAGATGCCTCGAGTCTGGCCGGAGGTACAAATAAGGAAGTCATCAGCCGGCAGGCAGTGGGAAGAGACTGTCAGAGCAGGGAGGTAGACAGAAGGGGTCCGAGACAGGAGATGCAGAGCTCTCTCTGGCGACGATAGGTTGGAGATGAAGTCAGTCAGTCCCTCGTCAGAGATTGTCCGCATGCCACCACCTGCTAGGCACTGTTCTGGAGTCTGGGGGTCCAAGTGTTGACAATCAAAAGTCCTGCAGCGGGGAGACACTGTGCGCGAGTAACACCATGTTAGACCCGGTGGCGGTGTGGGCTAGGGAGGAcatggtggggggttgggtaatGGGGTGCCCAGCTTTCTGCATGGGGGCCGAGAAGGCCGTGTCGAGAGGATGGTTCTTCAGCTATGCCCTGAAAGAAGTGAGAGAGCCgtgagaaggaggagaggagccAGCACGTGTGACCCCAAGAGAGCCCCAGGGAAGTAAGAGATGAACCAACAGGAGGTGGTGCCCGGAAGCTGAGCAACAAAAATCAAGCTGGAAGAAGTGATGAGTCAAATGATGAAGTTTAAGAACTAACGAACTAACGGCCGGGTTTAGCATTGGTGACTTTGGCAAGAGCTGTTTTGGAGGAATGGTGGGAAAGAGAGCCCAATGGCAACCAAGAGGTCAAGGTTCCCGGTCACGTGGGAGATAGGTACAGTCCAGCCTTGGACTTGGATCTTCTGAATCCTGGCCAGTTCGCAGACCCACTTCAAAAGCCACCTCCCTGTACAGTCCCTTGGCGTTAGGACGGcccatattttatttcatcccGTCTTCTGAGGTGAGAAAGAGGTGTGGCCATGAGAAATCGCAGAGACAGGCTGACATGGGTCTCAGCCTGCCGCCTTTGTCGAGCTTGTGGTCCATGCGCACAAAGCAGGTGCCAGGCAGACCCTTGGGCGCAAGATTACACCTGCACATGCTCTGGGAGATGGGAAAGGGATTCTGACGGGGTGTGGTGGCCTGTTGAAAGGGCCTCGCCCAGTGGAGAAGCTGGCATGCCCCGTCATTCGAGGACAGAAGGCCCACGAGCATCTCCTGCATGCCAGGCCCTGTAGGGACAATAGATCAGATGGACCATTCTTGTTCTCAAGAAAGGACACAGTGTGGCCTGGATGTCAGATGTAGATCTAATCCCCCACCAGGGCGGGGAGGTCAGGAAAGCTTCCCAGGAGTAAAGGAAATTGTCGGACTCATCAGGGTGGTCTGGACAGACGTGTCAAGGCTGAAGACCTGCAAGAACAGCCTGTTGGAAAAGCCCGGGGAACTGTGGTTGGAGCCCAGAtggagagcagagaggcagggagctaGCGGATGCCGTGGCACCCAGGGAAGGTTTAATAAGGTTATGGTCTTTAATAAGGTTAAGGTCAGTCTCATGGgcggcaggggaagggagagaaagacttTGGGTGGGAatgttcctccccctgccccccagactCCACCAAGTTTGGGGAACCATGTTGTAAGTCTTCTAGGCCACGGGCACCTTTCCTGCTAACGCCTCCTGCACGTCTCCCTCTGCAGTGGCCCCGCAGGAGAAGACGCCCCCGCCCAGGCCCAGCCTGCTGGAGGCAGGTGGCGAAGGCTGTGAGGAGCCCAAGCAGCAGGTGTCTTGGGAGCAGGAGTTCCTGGTGGGAAACAGCCCAGGAGGCAGCGGGCGGGCACTGTGCATGGTGTGTGGGGCGGAGATCCGGGCCCCCTCGGCGGACACGGCGCGCACACACATCCTGGAACAGCACCCTCACACCCTGGACTTGAgcccttcagagaaaagcaacaTCCTGGAGGCCTGGAGTGAGGGAGTGGCCCTTTTGCAGGACGTCAGAGCCGAGCAGCCTTCTTCACCAACCTCGGGTAGTTGGAACGGTGGggttggcggggtgggggtgggggtggccccaCAGAACATTTGGAGCTTACTGGGCGTGCACCCTCTCCAGACTCAGGCCAGGATGTTGAAGTTGACCCGGACTCCGAGCCAGACCCTGCCAGGATGCCGGCAGAGATCGTCGTTCTTCTGGACTCCGAGGAAAACCAGTGTCTCCCAAAAAGGAGCCGGCCCAGGGGCCTTCGCCCCCTCGAGCTTCCTGGTCAGTCTCGGGGAAGCCCTTGAGGCTGAGCCGGGGAGAGGGGAACACGCACCCTGCACCCTGCGTTCTCTGCGGAGAGGGGCTGCGGGACTCAGGTGTGGACCCTTTAAAAGGTCTGGGGTCTTCTCGTTCTGCAGCTGCCCCTGTCTCAGAGCCAGGAAATAGGAAGCCCCGTGGTCAGAGATGGAAGGAGCCCCCTGGGGAAGAGCCggtcagaaagaaaagaggccGACCCATGACCAAAAACTTGGACCTGGACCCAGACCCCGACCCAGGTGAGAGGAAGGCCCCGTGCAGGTGTGGACATGGGCTCTGGCCGCAGTGCTCCAAGAGGAAAAgccaagcaggggagggagatggtCTAGGCCTTTGGATTCTGGCTTCAGTGAGGATAGATGGCTCCACCTCCCGGACTCCCATTTCCTTCCTATCTCTCCTTCCAGACCCCCCGTCCCCCGACTCACCCACAGAGACTTTCGCGGCCCCCGCTGAGGTCCGACACTTCACCGACGGCAGCTTCCCCCCGGGCTTCGTCCTCCAGCTCTTCTCCCACACCCAGCTCAGGGCCTCAGACAGCAAGGACTCCCCCAAAGAGGGGAGAGCTGCAGAAGGAGGCCTTCCCCAGCCGGAAAGCCCCTCTCCAGGTGAGCTCCCGAGAGGGGATGACaagggagggacaggcaggctgCGTCCTGGGGCTCGGGCCTCCTCGAGGCCCCTCTGTACCAGGGCCTTGGGTGTAGAGGTGGTCAGCACTCGGGTCTCCTGAGAGACTGGAATGACAGGGACTGGCCAGAAATCTGAACTAGCTCCTTGGAAGTGTCCTGGAAGTGATCCGTCAGGTTGGGCAAGGCCAGTGCTCCCCCAGGCCAGACACCCAGCTCCACACTTAAGGCTGCTCCCCCCCTGGGGTCTGTGGTGCTCCGCTCACCCTGTTGGAGCAAGGGCCTGAATGGACCCATGGGGAACTCAACACGCACCTCTGCGCACAGAGCAGTCCAGTGACTTGTCTAATGATAGCAGTAAGTGCTTGTGTTTGTATCATGTGTAACCGATTTCCAGAAACTTCTATACGTGGTTCATCAGGCCCTTAGGAAAGTCTGTTTTCTGCAGGGGAGATGGAAGTGGGAAGGCTGAGTCTCAGAGCTGGTTCCTCCTTCCCTTGGTCCTCGTATTCGTTTCCTGTGGTTGCTATAACAACCTGTTCGTGGTTTATGAGAACGTGCTTTATTCCTTTTCAGTTCTAGAGGTCAGGAATGGGCCTCACTAAGTTAAGATCCGGGTGTCAGCAGGgttgtgttcctttctggaggctccaggggcaaagactttacttatttgtttgacagagacagagagagcagaagcagggggaagcatcaggcagagggaaagggagaagcaggcttcccgctgagcggggagcccgatgtgggactcgatcccaggaccctaggatcatgacctgagccggaagcagagggttaactaactgagccatccaggtgcctgtcCTGCCAGCTTTTTAGAAGCTGTGTGCAGTCCTTGGCTTTCGGTCTCCTTCCGTCTTCAAAGCCCGTAGAGGTTCCAGGGCCAGGAGAGTTCTTCTGAGCTTCGGCctgactcttctgcctccctcttccccactggGACTGGGAGTACATGAAGCCCACCCAGATCATCCAGAACCATCTATTCAGTTTAAAGTCGGCTGACTAATCCTCAACATTAATTCCACGTGTAGCCTTAATTCTTTCTTGCCGTGTGACAAGCCACAGTCACAGATCCTGGGGCTGAGGCTGTGGACATTTTTAGGCAAAAGTCCCAGAGTGAAGCCGTGGCAGAATTCAGTTTAGACCAGAATGCTTTCTGGGAgggcagaggctgagcctggtTTCTTCAGCTGTCCAGGACAGGCATCTCGGGCTCGGGAAATGGCCCTTGAAGGAGTGACCGAGTGACCCACAGCACCTTGTCCCGGCCTGCCTGAAATGTGCATCCGGAGTTAGAGCCCAGGGAAGGTAGCGCGGGAGAAGACTGTGGCTCCCCAGAGCGGCGCTCTCAGAGAGGAGGTGGGCTTTTTgcacaaagagaaaagcagatgTGCATCtcgccctgccctcccctccccactccccagcaggGAGCTGTTAACAGTCCGGTTTGTATCCTCGAGACCTTCTGCAAAGCTCAGGGTGGGCGTGTTATGCACACGCACTTttgcttaatgtatttttttttaagatttatttgacagagagagacagtgaggcaGGGAACAtcagcggggggagtgggagaaagagaagcagacttccccaccgagcagggagcccaactcagggctcgatcccaggaccccggccgggatcacgacccaagccgaaggcagacgctcaatgaccgagccaccaggcacccctcgcTCAATTATATTTTACCAAACCAGGCTCCGCTTTTCCTCGTCTTGAGGCAGGCATCAGGCGTTCACATAGGTCACGGTTTTAACTGTCTCAAGTTTCAGCTTGAGCCACATTCCAGTCCTGCCTCCCCGAGACTGCGCTCTGCTGGGACTTGAGCGCTCCCCGAGCCTCCTCGTCCTCTGCGGTGGATCCCTGCTCTAAATGGCTGGCCGCGCCCACTGTTTAATGGGTCTTCTGATTTCATTCTCAAAAGGGAGCTTTCATTTTGAGTCCCGGGCTACCCTGTGCCCAAATTCCATCTCCCTGGAGTGGTGAGTAGCTGAGAAGGGAGTCCCCAAGGTCACAAGTTCCTTTGGGGTGTGTGGGCAGAGTCTGAAGTCGTCAGGTTCTCCCATCTGATTGACCTGAGAGGGTCTTTCTTGGCGGGTGGCAGCATGTAGGGAACCCACAGCAGCTCATTCCTGAGGCAAGCACTCTGGAAGATGACACGAGTGAGGACAGAGTGTCTTTGTCCCCAAGAAACTGACTGTCTCTTTGGGGGTACAGGTCAGAGGCAGGGACGCAGCCACCATAGTTCTGTGCAGAGCAAAGGGCCCAGAGCGGTGGTCGCAGACTGTTTCAGGATTGCAGAGCTTGGACAGATTTCCCGAAACCATGTGAGGCTTCAACCAGAATGTCTTCACGTTGAGTTGCTTTATGGATTGAAGTTCTTGGAAGATTTTGAGTAAAGATTCTGTCACTTTAAAAAAGCTTGAAAGTCCAGGATTTAGAAGTTGGGAAAGGTCACTGTGGTGTGGTCAGCTGAGCTGATGGAAAGGAATGTGAAGCAGAGAAGACTTTCTGGAACTTTCCATGGGCCTTgcagggtgagggtggggaggcgTCCAAGCCAGGAGAGAAGGACGAGGCTTGAGGACCCCACCCACAAATGGTGAGAAAAAGAGCCTCTTGGTCTTGCTAGTGTCTGTGTAAGACCTAGAGAGCTGGCTCTTAGGATGCCTCGACCAGGCTCAGTATGCTTCCAGGCTGGACCAAGGGAAAaggtgtgcgtgtgcgtgcatgCCTGTGCTCATGAGGGTGAGCGTGGGTGAGCTTCACAAGGGACAGGGTCTTTGTCTTGTTGACTGTTGGGTCCTCAGCACCCGGTATGGGGCCTGGCACAAAGAAAGCCCTCCGTAAAGATTTACTGAAAGAAGGGTGGATAGCGGCTACCCTCGCTTGTCATGTGGCAGTGACATTTTCAGAGTTGCTGATCAGAAACAAGACTTAACAAGAGAAAAGCACCCGGGCCCATCCTCTGGAGAAGGTTTGTGCTTGTACACATTCACGCacaagtgtggggggagggggacaggagcCGGAGAAGCAGAGGGGCTTGGGTCTCCAGGATGGAGGGGGCCAGCCCTGGGTTTGGAGTGCTGAGGGGGCTCAGCTTGTCCCCGGACTGATAAGTCCTCCTGGTCTGCTCTTTCACGGCCGTGGGGCTCAGATGGTGCCTGCTTTCTGGAAGGGCACCCCACATCACGGTCGCCTCACTGTCCTgatgctcccctccccaccactctcgGCTCTGCCGTCCATgctgccagaaagaactggtacGTAATTCCGTTGCTTTGAGCAGTCCCCAAGTCCGTGAACTCTTAGCACATGCTGAACTCTGTTAACATCTTAGCATGTCACCCGTCTCCTTAAATCCCCACAATCATGTTACGCCGTGTTAGGAGTTCCATTTTGGAGAAGAGGACATAGCCTCGAAGAGATACGGCACCTGTCTCAGGGCCCCTCACCTAGTAAGTGGCAGCCTGTGTTTCCACCTGTACCCAGCCCCCTGCAGCCTCCAAGCCTTCTCTCTGCTGCTGGGGAAGCCCGGGGCCCCTAATGCCTGGCTAGAGCCCGTCCCCTCCCTGCTGGccgctctgtccctccctctctcctctttgtCCAGGGTCCGTGTTTCCCTCCAGATCTCACCCGGCAGCCTACGCAAAGCTGTGATTTCTCCCTTCGTGACCCCTCATCCCTCCCTAGCCACTGTCTCATTTGTTCCCAAACCTTTTCAGCGAGGCTGGGGAGCATTTCCCACACTAACCGGCCCTCCTCTCTCGGAGCCGCTCCCGCCCTCTTCCAATCTTCCCATCTCCTGCTAAAATCGCTTTTTTCGGCAAGGTCCCCACTGACTTGGCTAAAATGAAAATCCAGCGGTCACTTCTCAGTGCCGGCCTTTCCCCAGTGCGACCGTAATCACGATAccgtccctccctccttcccagatCTGCTCTGGTCTTGGGGCTCCCCGGACCACTGGCCGGGTCTCCCTCCAGCTTCACCAGACGTTCTGTTTCCCCAGCCTGTCCTTTCACACGCGGCTCCCCGAGTCCGATCTGAcggttctctctcctcctctttcttgagTGTAAGTAGCTTCAGGTCAGGACATGTATCTGTTTCATTTCCTGTGAtctccccagagcctggcacggGGTCCAGGTGCCGCTTACGTGTTCTGTGAGTGAGTGGTTAAGTGACGGACTGGATGCCTCAACCTTGGGGCAGGGCCTGCCTCACTCCTGGAGGGACTCAGTCCAAGCTCATGTGTTTCCAGCTTCCCACCCAGATTCCCCTGGTGACATGCCTGTGGTTGTCCAGAAGATCTATGGAACTGCCTTATCCAAACTGAATCTCCCcctgcaccccctgcccccagcctctctcgtcctccccagcctcccctccccttttgCATTCCGCACTTGGCTCAGGCTAAACCCTCAGGATCATCCTCTTCCCGTTTCCATCAAGCCCTGGGCAAATCGTGTTAGCCCCACCTCCGAACTGGGTTCAGAATTCTGGATTCTGTCACCCTGTCACCCCCTCCGCTGCGGCCACCCTGGTCCAAGCCATCTCTTGCCTGGTTCCTTAATGGCCTGCCCCTGGCCTGCCAGCTTCTGGTCTTTGCCCACTCTGGTCTCCTCTCCTACGGAAGCCAGGGTCCCCGGTGCAAACCAAGTTAGATGCTGTCCCTGCTGTTCGCGTCACACTCCCGATAAAAAGCCAGAGTCCATGGCGACCAGGGATGCTCACCGCAGGATCCCGACTCTCCTAAGCAAGCCAGCCTGCTGTTCCTACAACGTCAGGCAGGCGACCCCCGGGGCGTTCGCGGTCACCCTTCCTTCTGGCTGGAATGCTGTTCCCTGGCCACCCACATAGCGGACTCTCTCTGTAC
It encodes:
- the SPINDOC gene encoding spindlin interactor and repressor of chromatin-binding protein, whose product is MALKAEGAALDCFEVTLKCEEGEDEEEAMVVAVIPRPEPMLRVAPQEKTPPPRPSLLEAGGEGCEEPKQQVSWEQEFLVGNSPGGSGRALCMVCGAEIRAPSADTARTHILEQHPHTLDLSPSEKSNILEAWSEGVALLQDVRAEQPSSPTSDSGQDVEVDPDSEPDPARMPAEIVVLLDSEENQCLPKRSRPRGLRPLELPAAPVSEPGNRKPRGQRWKEPPGEEPVRKKRGRPMTKNLDLDPDPDPDPPSPDSPTETFAAPAEVRHFTDGSFPPGFVLQLFSHTQLRASDSKDSPKEGRAAEGGLPQPESPSPAPPPGLRGTLDLQVIRVRMEEPPAVSLLQDWSKHPQGAKSVGAGDPPNWPAVLSDSSTTVGAQPGAGGGV